One Thalassotalea atypica DNA window includes the following coding sequences:
- a CDS encoding DEAD/DEAH box helicase — protein sequence MDTRTLNSITGRLSLRAPQRESLEALAKAIDATDERLLDHKHDVPALLDTLKAEFTTLEDFEREFPSLCFALATGVGKTRLMGAFIAYLYQAFGIRNFFVLAPNLTIYNKLIADFSPDSAKYVFKGIAEFANYPPEVITGDNYQQRGAQYMDDMFGNVTINVFNISKINSEVRGGKAPKIKRLSEYIGDSYFNHLAKLPDLVLLMDESHRYRASAGVKAINELKPIFGLELTATPFVEKKGGSGKPAPFKNVIVDYPLARAMDDGFVKEPAVVTQRNFDASQHSKDQLETIKLMDGIRLHEATKVELLTYANVNEVKVVKPFMLVIARDTTHASELLTKLEDVFDERYKGKVIQVDSSKSGAAEDEMIARLLAVESVEEKTEIVIHVNMLKEGWDVTNLYTIVPLRAANARTLIEQSIGRGLRLPYGKRTGVEAVDRLSIVAHDKFQEIVDAANDPENPLRLKQLILERPEDEQAKESVIVGSNVENLISGNTPVGSAGTTYNSSTASVPQFDGVAEKTIAQVTLDVIKQFQHKPSQAPTSSSLLDAELQEKITKAVTEQLSNVQQTLIDEQGNVNVGKVIEKATELVVNNTIDIPRVIVTPKGEVSNGYRPFTLDVSGLKFNPQDRELVSQSLQTNQQTEIGEGDTGNYEPIKENYILKKLFNYDDISYDEHAEILHDLSQQVVEHLKGYLQDDKDVENVLQNQSDAIAKNIHSQMDKHFYEDATEYEVEVRSGFTTLKGCSYTATKGQDIHSFRDTVKEVAKIKQMLFGNFAKCLYPIVKFDSDTERRFSVIVERDAEKWFKPAKGQFKMYYKMGTEHPEYVPDFVAETSNAVYMIETKSTQHRNEDGSWNEEVTEKAKSGAKWCENASQYLQKNSGKEWKYLLIPHDEVKEHNTLSSFASKFEKTSVDF from the coding sequence ATGGATACAAGAACATTAAACTCTATTACTGGTCGCTTAAGTTTAAGAGCGCCTCAGAGAGAATCTTTAGAGGCATTAGCAAAAGCAATTGATGCTACGGATGAAAGGCTTTTAGACCATAAACACGATGTGCCTGCATTATTAGACACTTTAAAGGCAGAGTTTACTACATTAGAAGACTTTGAGCGTGAATTCCCTTCATTATGTTTTGCTCTAGCTACAGGTGTAGGTAAAACAAGGCTGATGGGAGCTTTTATTGCGTACCTTTATCAAGCTTTCGGCATCAGAAATTTCTTTGTACTTGCTCCTAATCTCACTATTTATAATAAGCTAATAGCTGATTTTTCTCCTGATTCAGCAAAGTATGTATTTAAAGGGATTGCTGAGTTTGCTAATTATCCTCCAGAAGTTATTACTGGAGACAATTATCAACAACGTGGTGCCCAGTACATGGATGATATGTTTGGTAATGTTACGATTAATGTATTCAATATCTCTAAAATAAACTCAGAAGTTAGAGGCGGTAAAGCACCTAAGATTAAACGCTTATCAGAATATATCGGTGATAGTTACTTTAACCATTTAGCCAAATTACCTGATTTAGTGCTCTTAATGGATGAATCTCACCGCTATCGTGCAAGTGCCGGCGTTAAGGCTATTAATGAATTAAAACCAATATTTGGTTTAGAGCTAACAGCGACACCATTTGTTGAGAAGAAAGGTGGCTCAGGTAAACCAGCACCATTTAAAAATGTCATTGTAGATTACCCATTAGCACGTGCAATGGATGATGGTTTTGTGAAAGAACCTGCTGTTGTAACACAACGAAATTTCGACGCTAGCCAGCATAGTAAAGATCAATTAGAAACAATTAAGCTAATGGACGGTATTCGATTACATGAGGCAACAAAAGTTGAATTATTGACTTACGCTAATGTAAACGAAGTTAAAGTCGTTAAACCTTTCATGTTAGTTATTGCAAGGGATACAACCCATGCGAGTGAGTTGTTAACTAAGCTAGAAGATGTATTTGACGAGCGCTATAAGGGTAAGGTTATTCAAGTCGATAGTAGTAAATCGGGTGCTGCTGAAGACGAGATGATCGCAAGATTACTTGCTGTTGAAAGTGTTGAAGAAAAAACTGAAATAGTAATACATGTAAATATGCTTAAAGAAGGTTGGGATGTTACTAACCTTTATACGATAGTTCCACTTAGGGCAGCTAACGCACGAACACTTATAGAACAATCGATAGGTCGTGGTTTACGTTTACCTTATGGTAAGCGAACTGGTGTTGAAGCGGTTGACCGTTTGAGTATTGTTGCACATGACAAGTTTCAAGAAATTGTTGATGCTGCCAATGATCCTGAAAACCCTTTACGATTAAAACAGCTCATTTTAGAACGTCCTGAAGACGAACAAGCAAAAGAAAGTGTTATTGTTGGTTCAAATGTTGAAAATTTGATATCAGGTAATACCCCAGTTGGTAGTGCTGGTACTACTTATAATTCAAGTACTGCATCAGTACCACAATTTGATGGTGTTGCAGAAAAAACTATTGCACAAGTTACTTTGGATGTTATTAAACAGTTTCAACATAAACCTTCACAAGCTCCTACCAGTAGCTCTCTATTAGACGCTGAATTACAAGAAAAAATCACTAAAGCAGTTACTGAACAGTTATCAAATGTTCAACAAACATTAATTGATGAACAAGGTAACGTGAATGTTGGAAAAGTAATAGAAAAAGCGACTGAGCTTGTTGTGAACAACACCATTGATATTCCGCGTGTAATTGTTACTCCAAAAGGTGAAGTCAGTAATGGTTACCGCCCATTCACTCTTGATGTTTCAGGCTTGAAATTTAACCCGCAAGATAGAGAGTTGGTAAGTCAAAGTTTACAAACGAACCAACAAACTGAAATTGGTGAAGGTGATACAGGTAACTATGAACCAATAAAAGAAAATTACATTTTGAAAAAGCTCTTTAACTACGATGATATTTCTTATGATGAACATGCAGAAATTCTTCATGATTTATCACAACAAGTAGTAGAGCACTTAAAAGGCTATCTACAAGATGATAAGGATGTAGAAAACGTACTTCAAAACCAAAGTGACGCAATTGCTAAAAATATTCATTCGCAAATGGATAAGCACTTTTATGAAGATGCAACTGAGTATGAAGTTGAAGTAAGAAGTGGTTTCACTACCTTAAAAGGTTGTTCGTACACTGCAACCAAAGGGCAGGATATTCATAGCTTTAGAGATACAGTAAAAGAAGTTGCCAAAATTAAACAAATGCTCTTCGGTAACTTCGCTAAATGTCTTTACCCTATTGTGAAATTTGACTCTGATACGGAACGTCGATTTTCTGTCATAGTAGAACGAGATGCTGAAAAGTGGTTCAAGCCTGCTAAAGGTCAATTCAAAATGTACTATAAAATGGGGACTGAACACCCTGAATATGTACCAGATTTTGTTGCTGAAACGTCTAATGCTGTTTATATGATTGAAACCAAGAGTACTCAACATAGAAATGAAGATGGTTCATGGAATGAAGAAGTAACCGAAAAAGCTAAATCTGGCGCTAAGTGGTGTGAGAACGCATCTCAATATTTACAAAAGAATAGTGGTAAAGAGTGGAAATACTTGCTTATTCCGCATGATGAAGTGAAAGAACATAATACATTGAGCAGCTTTGCTTCTAAATTTGAAAAAACTTCTGTCGATTTTTAA
- a CDS encoding site-specific DNA-methyltransferase, whose amino-acid sequence MSHTKLELTWVGKNQRPKLEPRILLEDPSKSYHASHKVNENDIFDNKLIFGDNLLALKALEQEYTGRVKCIYIDPPFNTQQAFEHYDDGVEHSLWLNLMKSRIEVLHKLLSDDGTFFIHIDDNELAYIIVLLDEIFGRSNRTYISTFKQSSVSGPKSVNPGLVSTTSFVIIYAKNKSSWKPNKLYVKTDRDSRYSKYISNFEDDYSTWRLEPIAEAFASFKGIEKKLLKKELGAKYESEIEKFVLAEPRRVVRTARIAEKDVAAAAKEQLRLSKENKNIVFKAEREGSSDIYFLNGEQLIFYSSKTKLIDGETVTAQALSTLWDDLLSNNLHKEGGVKFPNGKKPEALLKRVLEMSTDKGDLVLDSFGGSGSTAATAHKLGRKWITIELGEHCHSHIIPRFKRIIDGVDQDGISKAVDWQGGGGFRYYSLAPSLLEKDQWDNWVINKDYKPEMLAEAICKLEGFTYSPSETEWWNHGYSTETDFITVTTQNLSIEKLEQLSEAVGSDRTLLVCCTAFRCNPDQFANLTIKKIPKMVLNRCEWAHDDYSLNVKNLPMADELDQDIDTVFSD is encoded by the coding sequence ATGAGTCATACAAAACTAGAACTTACATGGGTTGGGAAAAACCAGCGTCCTAAACTGGAACCAAGAATTTTACTTGAAGATCCGAGTAAATCTTATCACGCATCTCATAAAGTAAATGAAAATGATATTTTTGATAATAAATTAATTTTTGGTGATAATTTATTGGCATTAAAAGCTTTAGAGCAAGAGTATACAGGCAGAGTAAAGTGTATTTATATCGACCCTCCTTTTAATACCCAGCAAGCATTTGAGCATTATGATGATGGAGTAGAGCACTCCCTTTGGCTTAATTTAATGAAAAGTCGTATAGAAGTTCTTCATAAGCTTTTATCTGATGACGGTACGTTTTTTATACATATCGATGATAATGAATTAGCTTACATTATAGTTCTATTAGATGAAATTTTTGGAAGAAGTAACAGAACTTACATATCAACCTTTAAACAAAGTTCGGTATCTGGACCCAAATCAGTGAACCCAGGATTGGTAAGTACAACGAGCTTTGTAATTATTTATGCTAAGAATAAAAGTAGCTGGAAACCTAACAAGCTATATGTCAAAACAGATAGAGATAGTCGTTACTCTAAATATATAAGTAATTTCGAGGATGATTATAGTACGTGGAGGCTTGAACCTATTGCTGAAGCATTTGCTAGTTTTAAAGGGATTGAAAAAAAATTACTAAAAAAAGAGTTAGGTGCTAAATACGAAAGTGAAATTGAGAAGTTTGTTCTTGCAGAGCCTAGAAGGGTTGTTCGTACAGCACGAATTGCGGAAAAGGATGTTGCTGCGGCTGCTAAAGAACAACTCCGTCTCTCTAAAGAGAATAAAAATATTGTTTTTAAAGCTGAAAGGGAAGGCAGTAGTGACATCTATTTTCTCAATGGGGAGCAATTAATTTTTTATTCATCAAAAACTAAGCTTATTGATGGTGAAACTGTTACAGCACAAGCTCTGTCAACTTTGTGGGATGACTTATTATCCAATAATTTACATAAAGAGGGTGGAGTAAAATTCCCAAATGGCAAAAAGCCAGAAGCACTTCTTAAACGAGTTTTGGAGATGTCCACTGATAAAGGTGACTTAGTCTTAGATTCTTTCGGTGGTTCAGGTAGTACGGCAGCAACTGCTCATAAGTTAGGTCGTAAATGGATAACTATTGAATTAGGCGAACATTGTCACAGTCATATTATACCTCGGTTTAAAAGAATAATAGACGGAGTTGACCAAGACGGCATATCTAAGGCAGTGGATTGGCAAGGTGGTGGCGGTTTCCGCTATTACAGCCTAGCTCCTTCACTGTTAGAAAAAGATCAATGGGACAACTGGGTTATCAATAAAGACTATAAACCTGAAATGTTAGCTGAAGCGATATGTAAGTTAGAAGGCTTTACTTATTCACCGTCAGAAACTGAATGGTGGAATCATGGTTATTCCACTGAAACTGACTTTATTACGGTTACCACACAAAACCTTTCCATCGAAAAATTAGAACAACTTTCCGAAGCGGTAGGTAGTGATAGAACGCTATTGGTTTGTTGTACCGCATTTCGCTGTAACCCAGACCAATTTGCTAACTTAACCATTAAGAAGATACCTAAGATGGTGCTTAATCGCTGTGAGTGGGCGCATGATGATTACAGTTTAAATGTAAAAAATTTACCGATGGCTGATGAGTTAGATCAAGACATTGATACAGTTTTTAGCGACTAA
- a CDS encoding site-specific DNA-methyltransferase has translation MNNTKLELTWIGKDTSPRLEPRILLENTVKSYHANHKIAESDIFDNKLIFGDNLLALKALESEFSGKIKCIYIDPPFNTKQAFEHYDDGIEHSLWLSLMKDRLTILKKLLSRDGVIWVHCDDNEHAYLKVMMDEIFGRSNFITNFIWQKVDSPSENKKPFYSDHDYILCYASDADVCKLKQKPDSSILDAYRKPDEESSRPYRDRLLKKNGKSSLRKDRPSMYFPITAPDGTEIYPVHDDGQDARWACGQARVSELVERKELVWKLRDEKWIPYTREYAPLNPTKPYPTIWCDVQTSRQSKAHLKTLHRDVVPFDTPKPEPLLDRIIEMSTNKGDIVLDSFGGSGTTGAVAHKMGRKWIMVELGDHCHTHIIPRMQKVIDGEDQGGISKAVNWQGGGGFRYYSLAPSLLEKDQWDNWVINKDYKPEMLAEAICKLEGFTYSPSETEWWNHGYSTETDFITVTTQNLSIEKLEQLSEAVGSDRTLLVCCTAFRCNPDQFANLTIKKIPKMVLNRCEWAHDDYSLNVQNLPMADDTDEQIGLDI, from the coding sequence ATGAATAATACGAAATTAGAACTTACTTGGATTGGTAAAGACACGTCCCCAAGGCTGGAGCCTAGGATATTATTGGAAAACACAGTTAAATCATATCATGCAAACCACAAAATAGCTGAAAGCGATATTTTCGATAACAAGCTTATTTTTGGAGATAACTTATTAGCATTGAAAGCGTTAGAAAGTGAGTTTTCCGGTAAAATTAAATGTATTTATATAGACCCCCCCTTCAATACTAAACAAGCATTTGAGCATTATGATGACGGAATCGAACATTCGTTATGGTTATCTCTTATGAAAGATCGATTAACTATTTTAAAAAAGCTATTAAGTAGAGATGGTGTTATTTGGGTCCATTGTGATGACAATGAGCACGCATATTTAAAAGTGATGATGGATGAAATCTTTGGGCGCTCTAACTTTATAACCAATTTTATATGGCAGAAGGTTGATAGTCCTAGTGAAAATAAAAAACCTTTTTACTCTGATCACGATTATATACTTTGCTACGCAAGTGATGCAGATGTATGTAAATTAAAACAAAAACCAGATTCAAGTATATTAGACGCTTACCGCAAACCGGATGAAGAGTCATCTAGGCCATATAGGGACCGTTTGTTGAAAAAAAATGGAAAAAGTAGTCTTCGTAAAGACAGACCATCGATGTATTTTCCAATAACAGCTCCAGATGGTACAGAGATTTACCCTGTTCACGATGATGGCCAGGATGCTAGATGGGCATGCGGGCAAGCAAGAGTCAGTGAGCTTGTTGAACGGAAAGAGTTAGTTTGGAAGTTGAGAGATGAAAAGTGGATTCCGTATACAAGGGAATATGCCCCTTTAAATCCGACTAAACCATATCCGACAATTTGGTGTGATGTTCAAACATCGAGACAGTCTAAAGCTCATTTAAAAACCTTGCACAGGGATGTAGTTCCATTTGATACACCCAAACCAGAACCGTTATTAGACAGAATTATTGAAATGTCTACTAATAAAGGAGACATTGTTCTAGATTCATTTGGTGGCTCAGGAACAACAGGTGCTGTAGCTCATAAAATGGGACGTAAGTGGATCATGGTTGAGCTTGGTGATCACTGCCACACTCACATTATTCCTCGCATGCAAAAAGTTATTGATGGTGAAGATCAAGGTGGTATTTCTAAAGCAGTTAATTGGCAAGGTGGTGGTGGCTTCCGCTATTACAGTTTAGCTCCTTCACTGTTAGAAAAAGATCAGTGGGACAACTGGGTAATCAATAAAGACTATAAACCAGAAATGTTAGCTGAAGCGATATGTAAGTTAGAAGGCTTTACTTATTCACCCTCAGAAACTGAATGGTGGAATCATGGTTATTCAACTGAGACAGACTTTATTACGGTTACCACACAAAACCTTTCTATCGAAAAATTAGAGCAACTTTCCGAAGCGGTAGGTAGTGATAGAACGCTATTGGTTTGTTGTACCGCATTTCGCTGCAACCCAGACCAATTTGCTAATTTAACGATTAAGAAGATACCTAAGATGGTGCTTAATCGCTGTGAATGGGCGCACGATGATTACAGTTTAAATGTACAAAACTTGCCGATGGCTGATGATACTGATGAACAAATAGGATTAGATATTTAA
- a CDS encoding AIPR family protein: MPAIQKPMLVALKKLLQERFVQYLPPLLGNANTDNKQDKQISRAFSAFALQALFDANPKTASQAVVDDYNDNGIDAIYYNELDKTLYIVQSKLKGAEQFQLAEAQSFLSGVKLIINKDFDSFNANVKKLIPAIEKALDECDQIKLVIAYTGDGISIQAQNEIKRVVQAEIDDGEEQLQLAYVDFGPTNVEQTLRDESAIKLVNDRIKIQKYRLSETPKKTVFGIVNLKDLVKLHEKHGRSFYEKNIRYFIGTGRRGVNSAIKNTLLNEPEHFLYLNNGITVVGNSVKQRSKSRDNKTTREFEVTGMSVVNGAQTISTTAQFLKENPGANIDSAQVMLTLINTGSDSFHKQVTKARNLQNPVDLSNFAALDDNQEKLRQEIALYGVEYHYRPQRQLSKNIPIIEIETLSKALACLEKDITFPVRLKTEPSQFVNYESDVYKGIFKADLSGSKAINAVYVYSVIIELLLIAERSSPSPEKLVYRHCNYAMASILMKSFNSKICGDVILTKEDIKATISGSFDELRQKFADQYLIDGLGSAHHAFFKRLSDTTKLIQNVAIKYQGLTQDQNVIKLQARIDYSDPYNQNLTNCLSGKSVQL, from the coding sequence GTGCCAGCAATTCAAAAACCAATGTTAGTTGCATTAAAAAAATTATTACAAGAAAGATTTGTTCAATATCTCCCGCCTTTATTAGGCAACGCTAATACTGATAATAAACAAGATAAACAAATTTCCAGAGCCTTTAGTGCATTTGCATTACAAGCATTATTCGATGCCAACCCAAAAACTGCCTCACAAGCTGTTGTCGATGATTATAACGATAACGGTATTGATGCTATTTATTACAATGAGTTAGACAAAACACTATATATAGTACAATCAAAATTAAAGGGCGCAGAACAATTTCAGTTGGCTGAAGCTCAATCTTTTCTTAGCGGTGTAAAACTGATTATTAATAAAGATTTTGATTCGTTTAATGCAAACGTGAAGAAGCTTATCCCTGCAATTGAAAAAGCGCTTGATGAATGTGATCAAATAAAGCTAGTTATTGCATACACTGGTGACGGTATTTCCATACAAGCTCAAAATGAAATAAAGCGAGTAGTTCAAGCTGAAATTGATGATGGTGAAGAGCAATTACAACTAGCCTATGTAGATTTTGGCCCAACTAATGTAGAACAAACATTACGTGATGAAAGTGCCATAAAGCTAGTAAATGATAGAATAAAAATACAAAAATATCGTTTAAGTGAAACACCTAAAAAAACAGTATTCGGAATCGTTAATTTAAAGGATTTAGTTAAATTACATGAAAAGCATGGAAGAAGTTTCTATGAAAAGAATATTAGGTATTTTATAGGGACAGGACGTAGAGGCGTTAATTCTGCAATTAAGAATACTTTATTGAATGAACCGGAGCATTTTCTGTATCTTAATAATGGTATTACAGTTGTAGGTAATTCTGTTAAACAACGTTCCAAATCTAGAGATAACAAAACAACTAGAGAGTTTGAAGTTACTGGTATGTCTGTTGTAAATGGCGCACAAACCATTTCAACAACAGCCCAATTTTTAAAAGAAAATCCAGGTGCCAATATTGATAGTGCTCAGGTAATGTTAACACTCATAAATACTGGTTCAGACAGCTTTCATAAACAAGTCACAAAAGCTCGTAACTTGCAGAACCCAGTTGACCTATCTAACTTTGCTGCTCTAGATGACAATCAAGAAAAGTTGAGGCAAGAAATAGCATTATATGGTGTTGAGTACCATTATCGCCCTCAACGCCAACTATCTAAAAATATACCTATTATAGAAATTGAGACATTGTCTAAAGCTTTAGCCTGTTTAGAAAAAGATATTACTTTCCCTGTGCGCCTTAAGACTGAACCGAGCCAGTTCGTTAATTATGAGTCTGACGTATATAAAGGCATATTTAAAGCTGACTTGTCGGGCAGTAAAGCAATTAATGCCGTTTATGTATATTCCGTGATTATTGAGTTGCTACTTATTGCAGAGAGATCTAGTCCTAGTCCTGAAAAGCTAGTTTATAGGCACTGTAACTATGCTATGGCAAGTATTTTAATGAAAAGTTTTAATAGTAAAATTTGCGGTGATGTAATTCTAACAAAGGAAGATATCAAGGCAACAATCAGTGGCTCTTTTGATGAATTACGACAAAAATTTGCGGATCAATACCTTATTGACGGACTAGGTTCAGCTCATCACGCATTTTTTAAAAGGCTATCAGATACTACAAAATTAATACAAAATGTAGCGATCAAATATCAAGGGTTAACTCAAGACCAAAATGTGATTAAGCTTCAAGCTCGCATAGATTACAGTGACCCATATAATCAAAATTTAACTAATTGCTTATCCGGTAAGTCAGTGCAGTTATAG
- a CDS encoding SNF2-related protein: MQITPYQAKYFAHELTIQHASNGVDRLSQSLFDASVDLNPHQINAALFALSNPLSKGVVLADEVGLGKTIEAGLVLSQYWAERRRTLLIICPASLRRQWAQELKDKFNLPTQILDAKTWKQLQKEGVYNPLAQSCISIVSYHFAVRMEEKLLIEPWDIVVFDEAHKLRNAHRKSNKMGQALKRTFEGRNKLLLTATPIQNSLMELYGLSTIIDDTLFGDDKAFRQQYVQNDRALASLQVRLKSFIQRTLRKDVLEYVRYTKRQTLTVPFLPSPQEQDLYNGISSLLEKDESYALPKRQRHLTGLILRKLLASSTYAVLNTLSTIKQRLEKLRAGEILNTHLIESLTDGDDLEQDYVDEYYYEEPLVEESEIDHQLLASEIAELEYYIDQASNIKVDSKAKALLIALSQGFEQMEFMGAPRKVIIFTESKRTQEYLENYLNANGYLDKIVTFSGTNNKPLATEIYQNWRDENKDSDIVSGSAQIDRRSALIDYFKNSAEIMIATEAAAEGVNLQFCSLIINYDLPWNPQRVEQRIGRCHRYGQKFDVVVINFLNESNKADQRVLELLTEKFHLFDGVFGASDDILGSIESGVDFEKRIQFIYDNCRTPDQIESAFSQLRKELEKDINEKMTQTRQLLLDNFDEDIHDLLKIQLDAANQRLDKIGRWFWALSKFQLKDHAVFNEQEHSFELNSPLAESPTGKYQLIRRNKKSNEALLPHTYTYRLTHPLGEWAIENAKSLSLDNAHITFDYSNHEAKVSMVKGLVGKSGTLTLQKFSIESLERNEDYLLFAAIDENNNIISSEVTQKLMQLSAVMEQHNSVIKPSEETENILESILNDDRNKTTKNVNDRNLTFFEQEVIKLDSWADDLKEGLEQTIKELDKEIKQVRREAKIAATLEEKLSMQKQQRKLESLRNKSRKELFDKQDEVDERREELIDNLEAKLSKKTEIESLFTIQWSVK; the protein is encoded by the coding sequence ATGCAAATAACTCCATACCAAGCAAAGTATTTTGCACATGAACTAACAATACAACATGCATCGAATGGTGTTGATAGATTGTCTCAATCTCTTTTTGATGCAAGTGTTGATTTAAACCCTCATCAAATAAATGCCGCTTTATTCGCTTTAAGTAATCCTTTGAGTAAAGGTGTAGTGCTAGCTGACGAAGTAGGCTTAGGTAAAACAATTGAAGCAGGACTTGTACTATCTCAATATTGGGCTGAACGCAGAAGAACGTTACTCATTATTTGTCCTGCTTCATTGAGAAGGCAATGGGCACAAGAACTCAAAGACAAATTCAATTTACCAACACAAATATTAGATGCGAAAACATGGAAACAGCTTCAAAAAGAAGGTGTTTATAATCCTTTGGCCCAAAGTTGTATTTCTATTGTGTCATATCACTTTGCAGTTCGAATGGAAGAGAAGCTACTGATTGAACCATGGGATATAGTCGTTTTCGATGAAGCACATAAACTAAGAAATGCGCATCGAAAAAGCAATAAAATGGGGCAGGCTCTAAAGCGAACATTTGAAGGCCGAAATAAACTTTTACTTACAGCGACCCCAATTCAAAATTCTTTGATGGAGCTATACGGGTTATCTACTATTATAGATGATACTTTGTTTGGTGATGACAAAGCATTTCGTCAACAATACGTGCAAAATGATAGAGCACTAGCTAGCTTGCAAGTTCGACTAAAGTCCTTCATCCAAAGAACATTGCGTAAAGATGTACTGGAGTATGTTCGTTATACCAAAAGACAGACGCTAACTGTTCCATTCCTGCCTTCTCCGCAAGAGCAAGATTTATATAATGGCATTAGTTCTCTATTAGAAAAAGATGAAAGTTATGCACTACCAAAAAGGCAGCGTCATTTAACCGGGCTAATTTTAAGAAAACTATTAGCCTCTAGTACTTATGCTGTATTAAATACCTTGAGTACCATAAAACAACGATTAGAAAAACTCAGAGCAGGCGAAATACTTAACACGCATTTAATTGAATCATTAACTGATGGCGATGACCTTGAACAAGATTATGTTGATGAGTATTACTATGAAGAGCCATTGGTTGAAGAAAGTGAAATTGATCATCAGTTATTAGCTTCTGAGATCGCTGAATTAGAATATTACATAGATCAAGCAAGTAACATCAAAGTCGATAGTAAAGCTAAAGCACTACTCATCGCTTTATCTCAAGGTTTCGAGCAAATGGAATTTATGGGAGCACCTAGAAAAGTAATTATTTTTACTGAGTCAAAACGCACTCAAGAATATCTAGAGAATTACTTAAATGCTAACGGCTACCTCGATAAAATAGTAACATTCAGTGGCACCAACAATAAGCCATTAGCAACAGAAATATATCAAAACTGGCGTGATGAAAATAAAGATTCAGATATTGTAAGTGGCTCTGCTCAAATAGATCGTCGATCTGCTCTTATCGACTATTTCAAAAATTCAGCCGAAATAATGATAGCTACAGAAGCTGCTGCTGAAGGTGTTAACTTACAATTTTGTTCCTTAATTATAAATTATGACCTTCCATGGAACCCCCAGCGTGTTGAACAACGAATTGGACGGTGTCATCGATATGGCCAAAAATTTGATGTAGTTGTTATAAACTTTTTAAATGAATCAAATAAAGCTGATCAACGAGTTTTAGAATTACTAACCGAAAAATTTCACTTGTTTGACGGTGTATTTGGCGCTTCAGATGACATATTAGGTAGCATTGAGTCAGGTGTTGATTTCGAAAAACGAATTCAATTTATCTATGACAATTGCCGAACGCCAGATCAAATTGAGTCTGCTTTTTCGCAATTAAGAAAAGAACTAGAAAAAGATATCAACGAGAAAATGACTCAAACTCGCCAGCTATTGCTAGATAACTTTGATGAAGATATTCATGATCTTTTAAAAATTCAATTAGATGCAGCAAACCAACGTTTAGATAAAATTGGAAGGTGGTTTTGGGCATTATCAAAATTTCAGCTAAAAGATCATGCCGTCTTTAATGAGCAAGAGCATAGTTTCGAGCTTAACTCTCCATTGGCCGAGTCACCAACAGGTAAATATCAGCTAATACGTCGAAATAAGAAAAGTAATGAGGCTTTGCTACCTCACACCTATACATATCGTTTAACTCACCCTCTTGGTGAATGGGCAATCGAAAATGCTAAAAGCCTCTCATTAGATAATGCTCATATTACTTTTGATTATAGTAATCACGAAGCCAAAGTTTCGATGGTTAAAGGTTTAGTGGGTAAGTCAGGAACATTAACATTACAGAAGTTTTCAATTGAATCTCTTGAACGTAATGAAGATTACTTACTATTTGCTGCAATAGATGAAAATAACAATATTATCTCTAGTGAAGTAACTCAAAAGTTAATGCAGCTATCTGCCGTTATGGAACAACATAATTCAGTAATTAAGCCGTCAGAAGAGACAGAAAATATACTGGAATCAATATTAAATGATGATCGTAACAAAACCACCAAAAATGTGAACGACAGAAATTTAACCTTTTTTGAACAAGAAGTAATAAAGCTTGATTCATGGGCTGATGATTTAAAAGAAGGTTTAGAGCAAACGATTAAAGAATTAGATAAAGAAATTAAGCAAGTCAGAAGAGAGGCCAAAATAGCCGCGACTCTAGAAGAAAAATTATCAATGCAAAAACAGCAACGAAAATTAGAGAGTTTAAGAAATAAAAGCCGTAAAGAGCTTTTTGACAAACAAGATGAAGTTGATGAACGAAGAGAAGAGTTGATCGACAATTTAGAAGCAAAATTAAGTAAAAAAACGGAAATAGAAAGTTTATTTACAATTCAATGGAGTGTGAAGTAG